From Anoplopoma fimbria isolate UVic2021 breed Golden Eagle Sablefish chromosome 11, Afim_UVic_2022, whole genome shotgun sequence, one genomic window encodes:
- the rps11 gene encoding 40S ribosomal protein S11, whose translation MADAQTERAYQKQPTIFQNKKRVLVADGGKEVKEKLPRYHKSVGLGFKTPREAIDGTYIDKKCPFTGNVSIRGRILSGVVTKMKMQRTIVIRRDYLHYIRKYNRFEKRHKNISVHLSPCFRDVSVGDIVTVGECRPLSKTVRFNVLKVTKAAGAKKQFQKF comes from the exons ATGGCGGACGCACAA ACCGAGAGGGCTTATCAGAAGCAGCCCACCATCTTCCAGAACAAGAAGCGTGTTCTGGTGGCTGATGGTGGCAAGGAGGTCAAGGAGAAGCTCCCCCGCTACCACAAGAGTGTGGGGCTGGGCTTCAAAACCCCAAGAGAG GCTATTGACGGCACTTACATTGACAAGAAATGCCCCTTCACAGGAAATGTCTCCATCCGTGGCCGCATCCTCTCCG GTGTGGTGACCAAAATGAAGATGCAGAGGACCATTGTTATCAGACGTGACTACCTGCATTACATCCGCAAGTACAACCGTTTTGAGAAGAGGCACAAGAACATCTCAGTCCATCTGTCACCTTGCTTCAG agaCGTCTCAGTCGGAGACATCGTCACCGTCGGAGAGTGCCGACCCCTCAGCAAGACCGTGAGGTTCAACGTCCTCAAAGTGACGAAGGCTGCTGGAGCCAAGAAGCAGTTCCAGAAGTTTTAG
- the LOC129098058 gene encoding apoptosis regulator BAX-like, whose translation MASHPGGGDQGNNKDQILELGAVLLKDFIYERVQRHADGNTALTRTQLGAGELCDPNHKKLAQCLQQIGDELDGNMELQRMINNSSLSPTKDMFMRVAIEIFSDGKFNWGRVVALFYFACRLVIKALVTQVPDIIRTIINWTMDYLQENVINWIREQGGWEGIRSHFGTPTWQTVGVFLAGVLTTVLVIRKM comes from the exons ATGGCATCGCACCCGGGAGGAGGCGATCAAG GCAATAACAAAGACCAGATACTGGAACTAGGAGCTGTTTTGTTGAAAGA TTTCATTTACGAGCGGGTTCAGCGGCATGCAGATGGCAACACTGCTCTGACCAGGACACAGCTGGGAGCGGGAGAGCTGTGTGACCCGAACCACAAGAAGCTCGCCCAGTGCCTGCAGCAGATCGGAGACGAGCTGGATGGAAATATGGAGCTCCAAAG AATGATAAACAACTCTTCGCTCAGTCCCACAAAAGACATGTTTATGAGAGTTGCCATTGAGATCTTTTCAGATGGAAAGTTCAACTGGGGCCGGGTGGTCGCACTGTTCTACTTTGCCTGTCGACTCGTCATCAAA GCTCTTGTGACCCAAGTTCCTGATATCATCAGAACAATAATCAACTGGACCATGGACTACCTCCAGGAAAATGTCATCAACTGGATCAGGGAGCAAGGTGGCTGG gagGGTATTCGATCCCACTTCGGCACACCCACATGGCAGACGGTGGGAGTTTTCTTGGCCGGCGTTCTCACCACTGTTTTGGTCATTCGCAAGATGTGA